Proteins from a single region of Bombus pascuorum chromosome 5, iyBomPasc1.1, whole genome shotgun sequence:
- the LOC132907491 gene encoding forkhead box protein N3-like isoform X1: protein MPPDRPDASGVETGIGLSSTKVFNFGETVYTMKEKENASAFVETNSTDELSMSDKSIEKNSQSDDDLTSLSWLHQQNLLKGLDISNPTKDMKNENVLNNNVCDDMADFSENTNSVSSLDEGYCPADNNSKINNTTSHGNSQNYQHSNKNSQKSMQIFQESVKNHYSTSQNNQTKISLNNNNLPVSNRNKHPTHIPYDPHLHRNSKPPYSFSCLIFMAIEDSPVKALPVKEVYAWILDHFPYFRNAPTGWKNSVRHNLSLNKCFRKVEKAPNLGKGSLWMVDAQYRPNLIQALSRAPFPPPTAQTLSSPEKPQKKNTSTRLPDPILFPYLSKRLASSNITDNTDTEVDSDVDAAAAAMLSFKHGPIILNHNKDRKRKVPESEVLVPVITRSSSEDHTYSCITSVKQESKYPRKETNPDFDEQRKIAEGADALLNLAGVTTPLNHNRTHHVQGINSTPKSDGTSKLKKRSASNDYSNTPEKRRKHWPKWSEGKRYLKQII from the exons ATGCCACCAGATAGACCAGATGCATCAGGTGTGGAAACTGGCATAGGACTAAGTAGCACGAAAGTTTTCAATTTTGGAGAAACAGTATAcacaatgaaagaaaaagaaaatgcaagTGCTTTTGTTGAAACAAACTCAACTGATGAACTTTCCATGTCTGATAAGTCCATTGAAAAAAATAGTCAATCAGATGATGATCTGACTTCCTTAAGCTGGCTTCATCAGCAGAATCTGTTGAAGGGTTTGGATATTTCAAACCCCACTAAAGACATGAAGAATGAGAATGTTTTGAATAACAATGTTTGTGATGATATGGCAGACTTTTCTGAAAACACTAATTCTGTATCCAGTTTGGATGAAGGTTATTGTCCAG cAGATAATAATAGCAAGATAAATAATACGACGTCGCATGGTAATAGTCAAAACTATCAACACTCGAATAAAAATAGTCAAAAATCAATGCAAATCTTTCAGGAGTCGGTAAAAAATCATTATAGTACCTCGCAAAACAATCAGACGAAGATATCATTGAACAACAATAATCTGCCAGTTTCAAATCGCAACAAACACCCAACTCATATACCATATGATCCTCACTTACATAGAAACAGTAAACCACCATATTCAttttcttgtttaattttcatggCTATTGAAGATAGTCCTGTAAAAGCTCTACCAGTCAAGGAAGTATATGCTTGGATTTTGGATCACTTTCCATATTTTAGGAATGCTCCAACTGGATGGAAAAATTCTGTTAGACATAATCTAAGCCTAAATAAGTGCTTTCGTAAAGTAGAGAAAGCACCA AATTTGGGCAAAGGTTCACTATGGATGGTAGACGCTCAGTATCGTCCAAACCTGATACAAGCATTATCTCGCGCTCCTTTTCCTCCTCCGACTGCTCAAACTTTGTCTTCCCCTGAAAAACCACAAAAAAAGAACACTAGTACACGTTTACCTGATCCTATCCTCTTCCCATATCTCTCCAAAAGACTGGCATCGAGCAACATTACCGACAACACAGACACTGAAGTAGATAGCGATGTAGACGCAGCTGCAGCTGCTATGCTTTCTTTTAAACACGGAcctattattttaaatcataaTAAAG ATCGTAAGCGGAAAGTACCGGAATCCGAGGTTCTGGTTCCTGTAATTACCAGGAGCTCCAGCGAAGATCATACTTACAGTTGTATTACCTCAGTCAAGCAAGAAAG taaatatCCAAGAAAGGAAACAAATCCCGATTTCGATGAGCAACGGAAGATAGCGGAAGGCGCGGACGCACTTTTAAATTTAGCAGGTGTTACCACACCACTCAATCACAATAGGACACATCACGTACAAGGTATTAACTCGACGCCAAAGTCCGATGGTACATCAAAGCTGAAAAAACGTTCAGCTTCGAATGATTATTCGAACACACCTGAAAAAAGACGTAAGCATTGGCCAAAGTGGAGTGAAGGGAAGCGGTATTTAAAGCAAATTATATAA
- the LOC132907491 gene encoding forkhead box protein N3-like isoform X2: MPPDRPDASGVETGIGLSSTKVFNFGETVYTMKEKENASAFVETNSTDELSMSDKSIEKNSQSDDDLTSLSWLHQQNLLKGLDISNPTKDMKNENVLNNNVCDDMADFSENTNSVSSLDEGYCPDNNSKINNTTSHGNSQNYQHSNKNSQKSMQIFQESVKNHYSTSQNNQTKISLNNNNLPVSNRNKHPTHIPYDPHLHRNSKPPYSFSCLIFMAIEDSPVKALPVKEVYAWILDHFPYFRNAPTGWKNSVRHNLSLNKCFRKVEKAPNLGKGSLWMVDAQYRPNLIQALSRAPFPPPTAQTLSSPEKPQKKNTSTRLPDPILFPYLSKRLASSNITDNTDTEVDSDVDAAAAAMLSFKHGPIILNHNKDRKRKVPESEVLVPVITRSSSEDHTYSCITSVKQESKYPRKETNPDFDEQRKIAEGADALLNLAGVTTPLNHNRTHHVQGINSTPKSDGTSKLKKRSASNDYSNTPEKRRKHWPKWSEGKRYLKQII; the protein is encoded by the exons ATGCCACCAGATAGACCAGATGCATCAGGTGTGGAAACTGGCATAGGACTAAGTAGCACGAAAGTTTTCAATTTTGGAGAAACAGTATAcacaatgaaagaaaaagaaaatgcaagTGCTTTTGTTGAAACAAACTCAACTGATGAACTTTCCATGTCTGATAAGTCCATTGAAAAAAATAGTCAATCAGATGATGATCTGACTTCCTTAAGCTGGCTTCATCAGCAGAATCTGTTGAAGGGTTTGGATATTTCAAACCCCACTAAAGACATGAAGAATGAGAATGTTTTGAATAACAATGTTTGTGATGATATGGCAGACTTTTCTGAAAACACTAATTCTGTATCCAGTTTGGATGAAGGTTATTGTCCAG ATAATAATAGCAAGATAAATAATACGACGTCGCATGGTAATAGTCAAAACTATCAACACTCGAATAAAAATAGTCAAAAATCAATGCAAATCTTTCAGGAGTCGGTAAAAAATCATTATAGTACCTCGCAAAACAATCAGACGAAGATATCATTGAACAACAATAATCTGCCAGTTTCAAATCGCAACAAACACCCAACTCATATACCATATGATCCTCACTTACATAGAAACAGTAAACCACCATATTCAttttcttgtttaattttcatggCTATTGAAGATAGTCCTGTAAAAGCTCTACCAGTCAAGGAAGTATATGCTTGGATTTTGGATCACTTTCCATATTTTAGGAATGCTCCAACTGGATGGAAAAATTCTGTTAGACATAATCTAAGCCTAAATAAGTGCTTTCGTAAAGTAGAGAAAGCACCA AATTTGGGCAAAGGTTCACTATGGATGGTAGACGCTCAGTATCGTCCAAACCTGATACAAGCATTATCTCGCGCTCCTTTTCCTCCTCCGACTGCTCAAACTTTGTCTTCCCCTGAAAAACCACAAAAAAAGAACACTAGTACACGTTTACCTGATCCTATCCTCTTCCCATATCTCTCCAAAAGACTGGCATCGAGCAACATTACCGACAACACAGACACTGAAGTAGATAGCGATGTAGACGCAGCTGCAGCTGCTATGCTTTCTTTTAAACACGGAcctattattttaaatcataaTAAAG ATCGTAAGCGGAAAGTACCGGAATCCGAGGTTCTGGTTCCTGTAATTACCAGGAGCTCCAGCGAAGATCATACTTACAGTTGTATTACCTCAGTCAAGCAAGAAAG taaatatCCAAGAAAGGAAACAAATCCCGATTTCGATGAGCAACGGAAGATAGCGGAAGGCGCGGACGCACTTTTAAATTTAGCAGGTGTTACCACACCACTCAATCACAATAGGACACATCACGTACAAGGTATTAACTCGACGCCAAAGTCCGATGGTACATCAAAGCTGAAAAAACGTTCAGCTTCGAATGATTATTCGAACACACCTGAAAAAAGACGTAAGCATTGGCCAAAGTGGAGTGAAGGGAAGCGGTATTTAAAGCAAATTATATAA
- the LOC132907487 gene encoding zinc finger FYVE domain-containing protein 1-like isoform X2: protein MSKFWKEHKLETTGPAIMKSLNIMCICNRDIYYTANDSTRGKRIRMKCQCNQPRSFLLIDGQEYLRVNNAEEFMEELNCNKDLEVKVVSIFGNTGDGKSHTLNQTFFNGKEVFETSSDQNSCTLGVWAAFDPVLNVICLDTEGLLGITSRENERIRLLLKVLAISDIIIYRTQSEKLNRELFTFLSAASKAYSHHFQAALQAIGQRKGVQGSLSALGPSIIILHETKYTKPLTNNGIENAEDVLRTWFAQMKLEMEAFSSIKYVGIQTTNFTTDYELLQTAITEELSNTIVRSPRKPYLVYNTLKVLNEKFSEQIENSSILFPDQYFTCPTKCLSCGSRCNNSMGHLFEGKPHSSNNRCRYQHQYENIVYICKKCYSNGNEVQVMKRVQTQNDNSWYGLVKYAWSGDVIECPNCGEIYRNRQYWYSNKNLEDSTIRTEITHVWNMPNNSVASQNTAQKVIDGVSYLTEAVTNVSLQPTKVLSAWVADQVAPTYWRPNNEIKNCHKCKTAFGLTDTKHHCRACGEGFCDQCSSKTKCVPSRNWHTPVRVCDVCYNKDEPTEFSEDVNARKVTEQVVSTLSAVAFIKDTVRPSYWVPDSEVVNCCVCYQKFSVSLTLHHCRDCGRGVCQDCSQHRKPVPHRGWDNPVRVCDSCIKIA from the exons ATGAGTAAATTTTGGAAAGAACATAAATTGGAAACAACTGGACCTGCCATTATGAAAAGCCTCAATATCATGTGTATTTGTAACAGAGATATATACTATACCGCCAATGATTCCACACGTGGAAAAAGAATACGTATGAAATGCCAGTGCAATCAACCCAGAAGTTTCTTGTTGATAGATGGGCAAGAATACCTCAGAGTTAACAATGCGGAAGAGTTCATGGAAGaattaaattgcaataaaGATCTTGAAGTGAAAGTAGTGTCGATTTTTGGAAACACCGGTGATGGCAAGAGTCACACATTGAATCAAACATTCTTCAATGGAAAGGAAGTATTTGAGACCTCGAGTGATCAAAATTCATGTACATTAGGTGTTTGGGCTGCATTTGATCCAGTTCTTAATGTGATATGTTTGGACACAGAAGGTTTATTag GTATTACTTCTCGTGAGAATGAAAGGATAAGGCTATTACTTAAAGTTCTTGCTATATCtgacattattatatatagaacacAATCCGAAAAACTGAATAGAGagttatttacatttcttaGTGCTGCTTCAAAAGCATACAGTCATCATTTTCAAGCTGCCTTGCAAGCAATAGGACAGAGGAAAGGAGTTCAAGGCTCTTTGAGTGCCCTGGGACCAagcattataatattacatgagACTAAATACACCAAACCTCTGACCAACA ATGGTATAGAAAACGCGGAAGACGTTCTTCGAACATGGTTTGCTCAAATGAAGCTCGAAATGGAAGCATTTAGTTCCATCAAATACGTTGGTATACAAACAACAAATTTCACGACTGATTATGAACTTTTGCAGACTGCTATTACGGAAGAATTGTCTAATACTATTGTGCGATCTCCCAGAAAGCCGTATTTAgtttataatacattaaaagTTTTAAACGAGAAATTTTCAGAACAAATTGAGAattcttctattttgtttCCCGATCAATATTTCACCTGTCCTACTAAATGTCTTAGCTGTGGATCTAGGTGCAACAATAGTATGGGACATCTTTTCGAAGGAAAACCTCATAGTAGCAATAACAG GTGTCGATATCAGCatcaatatgaaaatatagtatatatatgtaaaaaatgttatagtAATGGAAATGAAGTACAAGTTATGAAACGAGTTCAAACTCAAAATGATAATAGTTGGTATGGATTAGTTAAATATGCATGGTCAGGAGATGTGATAGAATGTCCAAATtgtggagaaatatatcggaATCGTCAGTATTGGTATAGTAACAAAAACCTTGAAGATTCTACTATTCGTACAGAGATCACGCACGTGTGGAACATG CCAAATAATTCAGTTGCATCTCAAAACACAGCACAAAAAGTAATCGACGGTGTATCGTATCTTACTGAAGCTGTAACCAATGTTTCGTTGCAACCGACAAAAGTTCTATCGGCGTGGGTTGCAGATCAGGTAGCTCCGACTTATTGGAGAcctaataatgaaataaaaaactgCCATAAGTGTAAAACGGCATTTGGCTTGACCGATACGAAACACCACTGTCGAGCATGTGGCGAAGGTTTCTGTGATCAGTGTTCGTCTAAAACGAAGTGTGTCCCATCTAGAAATTGGCATACACCAGTACGAGTCTGTGATGTCTGTTATAATAAGGATGAACCTACTGAATTTTCGGAAGATGTTAACGCTAGGAAAGTAACTGAACAAGTAGTATCTACTCTCAGTGCAGTTG cGTTTATTAAGGATACAGTTCGACCGTCTTATTGGGTCCCCGACTCGGAAGTTGTTAATTGTTGCGTATGCTACCAAAAATTTTCCGTGTCTCTTACTTTACATCATTGTAGAGACTGTGGACGTGGAGTATGTCAAGATTGCTCGCAACATCGTAAACCCGTACCGCATAGGGGATGGGATAATCCAGTTCGGGTTTGCGATTCGTGTATAAAAATAGCCTAA
- the LOC132907487 gene encoding zinc finger FYVE domain-containing protein 1-like isoform X1, producing MSKFWKEHKLETTGPAIMKSLNIMCICNRDIYYTANDSTRGKRIRMKCQCNQPRSFLLIDGQEYLRVNNAEEFMEELNCNKDLEVKVVSIFGNTGDGKSHTLNQTFFNGKEVFETSSDQNSCTLGVWAAFDPVLNVICLDTEGLLGITSRENERIRLLLKVLAISDIIIYRTQSEKLNRELFTFLSAASKAYSHHFQAALQAIGQRKGVQGSLSALGPSIIILHETKYTKPLTNNGIENAEDVLRTWFAQMKLEMEAFSSIKYVGIQTTNFTTDYELLQTAITEELSNTIVRSPRKPYLVYNTLKVLNEKFSEQIENSSILFPDQYFTCPTKCLSCGSRCNNSMGHLFEGKPHSSNNRCRYQHQYENIVYICKKCYSNGNEVQVMKRVQTQNDNSWYGLVKYAWSGDVIECPNCGEIYRNRQYWYSNKNLEDSTIRTEITHVWNMPNNSVASQNTAQKVIDGVSYLTEAVTNVSLQPTKVLSAWVADQVAPTYWRPNNEIKNCHKCKTAFGLTDTKHHCRACGEGFCDQCSSKTKCVPSRNWHTPVRVCDVCYNKDEPTEFSEDVNARKVTEQVVSTLSAVGTVLNYSKTFIKDTVRPSYWVPDSEVVNCCVCYQKFSVSLTLHHCRDCGRGVCQDCSQHRKPVPHRGWDNPVRVCDSCIKIA from the exons ATGAGTAAATTTTGGAAAGAACATAAATTGGAAACAACTGGACCTGCCATTATGAAAAGCCTCAATATCATGTGTATTTGTAACAGAGATATATACTATACCGCCAATGATTCCACACGTGGAAAAAGAATACGTATGAAATGCCAGTGCAATCAACCCAGAAGTTTCTTGTTGATAGATGGGCAAGAATACCTCAGAGTTAACAATGCGGAAGAGTTCATGGAAGaattaaattgcaataaaGATCTTGAAGTGAAAGTAGTGTCGATTTTTGGAAACACCGGTGATGGCAAGAGTCACACATTGAATCAAACATTCTTCAATGGAAAGGAAGTATTTGAGACCTCGAGTGATCAAAATTCATGTACATTAGGTGTTTGGGCTGCATTTGATCCAGTTCTTAATGTGATATGTTTGGACACAGAAGGTTTATTag GTATTACTTCTCGTGAGAATGAAAGGATAAGGCTATTACTTAAAGTTCTTGCTATATCtgacattattatatatagaacacAATCCGAAAAACTGAATAGAGagttatttacatttcttaGTGCTGCTTCAAAAGCATACAGTCATCATTTTCAAGCTGCCTTGCAAGCAATAGGACAGAGGAAAGGAGTTCAAGGCTCTTTGAGTGCCCTGGGACCAagcattataatattacatgagACTAAATACACCAAACCTCTGACCAACA ATGGTATAGAAAACGCGGAAGACGTTCTTCGAACATGGTTTGCTCAAATGAAGCTCGAAATGGAAGCATTTAGTTCCATCAAATACGTTGGTATACAAACAACAAATTTCACGACTGATTATGAACTTTTGCAGACTGCTATTACGGAAGAATTGTCTAATACTATTGTGCGATCTCCCAGAAAGCCGTATTTAgtttataatacattaaaagTTTTAAACGAGAAATTTTCAGAACAAATTGAGAattcttctattttgtttCCCGATCAATATTTCACCTGTCCTACTAAATGTCTTAGCTGTGGATCTAGGTGCAACAATAGTATGGGACATCTTTTCGAAGGAAAACCTCATAGTAGCAATAACAG GTGTCGATATCAGCatcaatatgaaaatatagtatatatatgtaaaaaatgttatagtAATGGAAATGAAGTACAAGTTATGAAACGAGTTCAAACTCAAAATGATAATAGTTGGTATGGATTAGTTAAATATGCATGGTCAGGAGATGTGATAGAATGTCCAAATtgtggagaaatatatcggaATCGTCAGTATTGGTATAGTAACAAAAACCTTGAAGATTCTACTATTCGTACAGAGATCACGCACGTGTGGAACATG CCAAATAATTCAGTTGCATCTCAAAACACAGCACAAAAAGTAATCGACGGTGTATCGTATCTTACTGAAGCTGTAACCAATGTTTCGTTGCAACCGACAAAAGTTCTATCGGCGTGGGTTGCAGATCAGGTAGCTCCGACTTATTGGAGAcctaataatgaaataaaaaactgCCATAAGTGTAAAACGGCATTTGGCTTGACCGATACGAAACACCACTGTCGAGCATGTGGCGAAGGTTTCTGTGATCAGTGTTCGTCTAAAACGAAGTGTGTCCCATCTAGAAATTGGCATACACCAGTACGAGTCTGTGATGTCTGTTATAATAAGGATGAACCTACTGAATTTTCGGAAGATGTTAACGCTAGGAAAGTAACTGAACAAGTAGTATCTACTCTCAGTGCAGTTGGTACTGTTCTGAATTattcaaaaa cGTTTATTAAGGATACAGTTCGACCGTCTTATTGGGTCCCCGACTCGGAAGTTGTTAATTGTTGCGTATGCTACCAAAAATTTTCCGTGTCTCTTACTTTACATCATTGTAGAGACTGTGGACGTGGAGTATGTCAAGATTGCTCGCAACATCGTAAACCCGTACCGCATAGGGGATGGGATAATCCAGTTCGGGTTTGCGATTCGTGTATAAAAATAGCCTAA